A single genomic interval of Picosynechococcus sp. PCC 7003 harbors:
- a CDS encoding bifunctional UDP-sugar hydrolase/5'-nucleotidase yields the protein MFFDCFGKVVRSTALVVSGAVVGLAIAPLSLWAETVELQLLHLNDVYEITPLGGGATGGLARLATLRKELLTENPHTFTVLAGDLFSPSALGTAVVDGDRLAGKQIVAVMNQVGLDLATFGNHEFDISESQFRQRLAESEFQWFSGNVLTTAGEPWENVPPYVIETIYGEAGTPVRVGFVGVVIPSNPVDYVTYLDPLEQMETLVAELDAQTDIIVAVTHLAMQDDHYLAENIPEIDLILGGHDHENIQQWRGADFTPIFKADANARTVYLHNLSYDTETDQLTVQSHLQPITAAIASDPETEQVVNYWQELAFDGFRANGFEPEQIITESPIALDGLESSVRNQATALTEIIAQSMLTVTPSAELAFFNGGSIRVDDVLPPGPLSQYDVIRILPFGGNLATVEIKGATLERILNQGLANRGTGGYLQTAGVTFVPESQTWQIGDRPLDSQRIYRVAATEFLISGRETGLDFFTPDHPDVTLIETGEDVRFAFIQQLQQEWAD from the coding sequence ATGTTTTTTGATTGCTTTGGGAAGGTTGTTCGGTCTACGGCGCTTGTTGTGTCTGGGGCAGTGGTTGGCTTGGCGATCGCCCCCCTATCCCTCTGGGCCGAAACTGTAGAATTGCAACTGCTGCACCTCAATGATGTCTATGAAATTACGCCCCTGGGTGGTGGAGCAACGGGAGGCCTGGCGCGGCTGGCGACCCTACGCAAGGAACTGCTCACAGAAAATCCCCACACCTTCACCGTTTTAGCTGGGGATCTCTTTAGTCCGTCGGCCCTGGGCACTGCAGTGGTTGATGGCGATCGCCTGGCAGGCAAACAAATCGTGGCGGTGATGAACCAGGTGGGCCTCGATCTCGCCACCTTCGGCAACCATGAATTTGACATCAGTGAATCCCAGTTCAGACAACGATTAGCAGAATCAGAGTTCCAATGGTTTTCGGGTAATGTCCTCACTACGGCAGGGGAACCCTGGGAGAATGTGCCTCCCTATGTGATTGAAACCATTTATGGTGAGGCAGGCACCCCGGTGCGAGTTGGTTTTGTGGGGGTGGTGATTCCCAGCAATCCCGTTGATTATGTCACCTATCTCGACCCGCTAGAACAGATGGAAACCCTCGTCGCCGAACTAGATGCGCAGACAGATATTATTGTGGCGGTCACCCACCTGGCGATGCAGGATGACCATTACCTCGCCGAAAATATCCCGGAAATTGACCTAATCCTGGGGGGCCATGACCATGAGAATATTCAGCAGTGGCGCGGTGCGGATTTTACGCCGATTTTTAAGGCTGATGCCAATGCCCGCACGGTTTATCTCCACAATCTCAGCTATGACACGGAAACAGATCAGCTTACGGTTCAATCGCACTTGCAACCGATCACAGCGGCGATCGCCTCGGATCCGGAAACGGAACAGGTCGTGAATTACTGGCAGGAACTGGCCTTTGATGGGTTTCGGGCCAATGGCTTTGAACCAGAGCAGATTATTACCGAAAGCCCAATTGCCCTAGATGGTTTAGAAAGTTCCGTGCGTAATCAAGCCACGGCCTTAACGGAGATCATTGCCCAGTCGATGTTGACGGTGACGCCCAGTGCCGAATTAGCCTTTTTCAATGGCGGCTCGATCCGTGTCGATGACGTGCTGCCCCCCGGCCCGTTGTCCCAATATGATGTGATTCGGATTTTGCCCTTTGGGGGAAATTTGGCCACCGTAGAGATTAAAGGAGCTACCCTAGAACGAATTCTCAATCAAGGTTTAGCCAATCGCGGCACAGGGGGATATTTGCAAACGGCAGGGGTGACCTTTGTCCCAGAAAGTCAAACCTGGCAAATTGGCGATCGCCCTTTAGATTCCCAACGGATTTATCGGGTCGCGGCAACGGAATTTCTCATCTCTGGGCGAGAAACGGGCCTCGATTTCTTCACGCCTGACCATCCCGACGTGACTTTGATCGAAACGGGAGAAGATGTGCGTTTTGCCTTTATTCAACAACTCCAACAGGAATGGGCCGATTAG
- a CDS encoding chlororespiratory reduction protein 7: MADPIMYQVDGYVVLRHDHPEQLMEPDEIRTFFETLLSTQPDLLPPELTNLPSQEAQIDQLLADYCELEIEDGFLQWYAVRFKK; encoded by the coding sequence ATGGCAGATCCGATTATGTACCAAGTGGATGGTTATGTGGTGTTGCGCCACGACCACCCAGAACAATTGATGGAGCCCGACGAGATCCGCACCTTTTTTGAAACGCTTCTCAGTACCCAGCCGGATCTACTGCCCCCAGAGTTAACGAACCTTCCTTCCCAGGAGGCGCAAATAGATCAACTCCTCGCAGATTATTGTGAACTGGAAATTGAGGACGGTTTTTTGCAGTGGTATGCGGTGCGCTTTAAAAAATAG
- a CDS encoding YdiU family protein — translation MPPISEFTQNPFVCLPYEQVFASLGDRFSDAVTAADFSQYELRFRNDAVLEKFGLEPKQVDDQDFIEAFGQFQAPHPLRAMCYHGYQFGQYNPQLGDGRGFLYGQVRAQDGLLYDLGTKGSGQTPYSRNGDGRLTLKGGVREVLAAEALHQLGVNTSRCLSLIETGESLWRGDEPSPTRSSVMVRFQRSHIRFGTFERLYYLQRRDLLQQLLDHVVTHYYSDYAGDENSYALFYADLVKRVARLAAQWMAAGFCHGVLNTDNMAITGESFDYGPYAFIPSYDRKFTAAYFDYSGRYSYGNQPMICRLNLEMLQMPLGMVMDKRDLATGLVNYDIEYEQSYRQLMLEKLGLRDFPEDLGADLLAATLALLEETQTGYHEFFYQLGIQFNHAWRSHAETILENSDLSGPLFEKWQGLYQQALQEIPEPELDQIGDRLQQTNPKTALLRPVIESIWEPITTENNWQPFYDLLAAIQQRQ, via the coding sequence ATGCCCCCCATCAGTGAGTTCACCCAAAATCCCTTCGTTTGTCTGCCCTATGAACAGGTGTTTGCAAGCCTAGGCGATCGCTTTTCTGATGCAGTGACGGCGGCGGACTTTTCTCAATACGAGCTACGGTTCCGTAATGACGCTGTTTTAGAAAAATTCGGCCTCGAACCCAAACAAGTAGACGATCAAGATTTCATCGAAGCCTTTGGTCAGTTCCAAGCGCCCCATCCCCTGCGGGCTATGTGTTACCACGGCTATCAATTTGGCCAATACAATCCCCAACTGGGCGACGGGCGCGGTTTTCTTTATGGACAGGTGCGCGCCCAGGATGGCTTACTCTATGACCTCGGCACCAAAGGCTCTGGCCAAACCCCCTATTCCCGCAATGGGGATGGGCGTCTAACGCTCAAGGGTGGCGTTCGGGAAGTTTTAGCGGCGGAAGCGTTGCATCAACTGGGAGTGAATACATCCCGTTGTTTGAGCTTGATCGAAACGGGGGAATCCCTCTGGCGGGGTGATGAACCTTCTCCAACGCGGTCTTCGGTGATGGTGCGGTTCCAGCGATCGCATATTCGGTTTGGCACCTTTGAACGGCTTTATTACCTGCAACGGCGGGATCTCTTACAGCAACTCCTCGACCATGTGGTGACCCATTACTACAGCGACTATGCCGGGGACGAAAATTCCTACGCCCTGTTTTATGCTGATCTGGTGAAACGGGTGGCGCGATTGGCGGCCCAGTGGATGGCGGCGGGTTTTTGTCATGGGGTTTTAAATACGGATAATATGGCGATTACAGGGGAAAGCTTTGATTATGGCCCCTATGCGTTTATTCCCAGCTACGACCGCAAGTTTACGGCGGCTTACTTCGACTACAGTGGTCGGTATAGCTATGGCAACCAGCCGATGATCTGCCGTCTGAATTTAGAAATGTTGCAAATGCCTTTAGGGATGGTGATGGATAAGCGAGATTTGGCGACGGGCCTTGTGAACTACGACATTGAATATGAGCAAAGCTATCGCCAGTTAATGCTCGAAAAATTGGGGCTGCGAGATTTCCCCGAAGATCTAGGGGCAGATCTCCTCGCTGCAACTTTGGCACTCCTAGAAGAAACCCAAACGGGCTACCACGAATTTTTCTATCAGTTGGGAATTCAGTTTAACCATGCTTGGCGATCGCACGCTGAAACCATCCTCGAAAATAGCGATTTATCGGGGCCGCTGTTTGAAAAGTGGCAAGGACTTTACCAGCAAGCCTTACAGGAAATTCCTGAACCTGAGTTGGATCAGATTGGCGATCGCCTCCAGCAGACCAACCCGAAAACGGCGCTCTTACGTCCGGTGATCGAATCTATTTGGGAACCGATCACCACAGAAAACAACTGGCAACCTTTTTATGATCTGCTCGCCGCAATTCAGCAACGCCAATAG
- a CDS encoding PCP reductase family protein — MEWTDEAKTLFKQIPFFVRPFAKGKIEKLAEEMGATIIDKDIYIQAKAKFNDPKKSGEA; from the coding sequence ATGGAATGGACAGACGAAGCCAAAACCCTTTTTAAGCAAATTCCCTTTTTTGTGCGTCCCTTTGCCAAGGGGAAAATTGAAAAACTCGCCGAAGAAATGGGGGCAACAATCATCGATAAGGACATTTATATCCAGGCCAAAGCTAAATTTAACGACCCGAAAAAATCAGGGGAAGCTTAA
- the lpxB gene encoding lipid-A-disaccharide synthase, with protein MHIFISTGEVSGDLQGSLLVEALFRQAEALNIDLKITALGGDRMAAAGATLLGNTTKIGSIGLIESLPYIIPTLRIQRQAKRYLKEKPPDLVVLIDYIGPNIGIGNFVRRQLPQVPIIYYIAPQAWVWSFNDNNTKAIARITDRILAIFPEEARYFAEYGIDVKFVGHPLVAKMATYPRRAAAREQLGLHPEHSLITLLPASRRQELKYLLPVMIEAAQILQRQVPEVKFLIPVALPHYRNILETAVNEAGLNAILIDDSAQTPLAIAAADLAITKSGTVNLEIALLDVPQVVLYRVHPITAWIAKHLLKFSIPFMCPVNLTLMRRIVPELLQTEATAPRIVQESLALLQDGDRQAQLQQDYQEMRQVMGDGKACDVAAVDILTFPSHRR; from the coding sequence ATGCATATTTTCATCAGTACGGGGGAAGTGTCCGGCGATCTCCAGGGGAGCCTCCTGGTAGAAGCGCTTTTTCGTCAGGCCGAAGCCCTCAACATTGACCTGAAAATTACAGCCTTGGGAGGCGATCGCATGGCCGCAGCGGGAGCCACTCTCCTGGGGAACACCACAAAAATTGGCTCCATTGGTCTGATCGAATCCCTGCCCTACATCATTCCCACCCTCCGTATTCAACGACAGGCAAAACGCTACCTCAAGGAAAAGCCGCCGGATCTGGTGGTACTGATCGATTACATTGGCCCGAATATTGGCATCGGTAATTTTGTCCGTCGTCAGTTGCCCCAGGTGCCGATCATTTACTACATTGCCCCCCAGGCTTGGGTTTGGTCATTTAATGACAACAATACCAAGGCGATCGCCCGCATTACCGACCGCATCCTCGCGATTTTCCCCGAAGAAGCCCGTTACTTTGCCGAATATGGCATTGATGTGAAATTTGTGGGCCATCCCCTCGTGGCGAAAATGGCCACCTACCCCCGGCGTGCTGCTGCCCGGGAACAATTAGGCTTACACCCAGAGCATTCCCTGATCACACTATTGCCAGCGTCTCGTCGTCAGGAATTAAAGTACCTTTTGCCTGTGATGATAGAAGCCGCCCAAATTCTCCAGCGTCAGGTGCCGGAGGTAAAGTTTTTAATTCCCGTCGCCCTGCCCCACTACCGCAACATCCTAGAAACGGCGGTCAATGAGGCGGGTTTAAATGCGATTCTCATCGATGATTCGGCCCAAACCCCCTTGGCGATCGCCGCTGCGGATCTGGCGATCACAAAATCAGGCACCGTAAACCTCGAAATTGCCCTGTTGGACGTACCCCAGGTGGTGCTTTATAGAGTGCATCCCATTACCGCTTGGATTGCGAAACATCTGCTGAAATTTTCGATCCCTTTCATGTGTCCGGTGAATTTGACCCTGATGCGCCGGATCGTCCCTGAATTGTTGCAAACAGAAGCGACCGCCCCCCGCATTGTCCAGGAATCTTTAGCTTTACTCCAGGATGGCGATCGCCAAGCCCAACTCCAGCAAGATTATCAAGAAATGCGGCAAGTTATGGGCGACGGCAAAGCCTGTGATGTGGCGGCTGTTGATATTCTTACCTTTCCCAGTCACCGACGATAA
- the lpxA gene encoding acyl-ACP--UDP-N-acetylglucosamine O-acyltransferase — MLLSTLIHPTAVVHPNAQIHPTVQIGPYAVIGEYVTVGEGTVIGAHAILDGYTRIGQGNRIYPGAAIGLEPQDLKYQGAASLVEIGDRNTIREYVTVNRATAAGEKTIIGNDNLLMAYVHVAHNCVLENNIIIANNVAIAGHVEIESRAVIGGMLGIHQFVHIGKMAMLGGMSRIDRDVPPFMLVEGNPSKVRSLNLVGLKRSGLTPAEMGLLKQAFRLLYRSDLKTSEAIAQLSHIGDHEHLRHLQQFLEKALDPSRRGLIPGKRS; from the coding sequence ATTCTTTTGAGTACTCTGATTCATCCGACGGCGGTGGTTCACCCCAACGCTCAAATTCATCCAACGGTTCAGATTGGCCCCTATGCAGTGATTGGTGAGTATGTCACGGTCGGGGAAGGTACGGTTATTGGTGCCCATGCAATTTTGGATGGTTATACACGCATTGGTCAGGGGAATCGGATTTACCCAGGGGCGGCTATCGGCTTAGAACCGCAGGATCTTAAGTATCAAGGGGCGGCCAGTTTAGTTGAAATTGGCGATCGCAATACGATCCGCGAATATGTGACGGTGAATCGGGCGACGGCGGCAGGAGAAAAAACGATCATTGGGAACGACAATCTTTTGATGGCCTATGTCCATGTGGCCCACAATTGCGTTCTGGAAAATAACATCATCATTGCGAATAATGTGGCGATCGCCGGCCATGTGGAAATCGAATCCCGGGCGGTGATTGGTGGGATGTTGGGGATTCACCAGTTTGTCCATATTGGGAAGATGGCGATGCTAGGCGGCATGAGTCGCATTGACCGGGATGTGCCGCCGTTTATGCTGGTCGAAGGCAACCCATCGAAGGTGCGCTCTTTAAATTTAGTCGGTCTGAAGCGCAGTGGTTTAACCCCGGCTGAAATGGGGTTACTCAAACAGGCATTTCGCTTACTTTACCGTTCTGATTTAAAAACATCTGAGGCGATCGCCCAACTCTCACACATTGGCGACCACGAACATTTACGTCATCTACAACAATTTCTCGAAAAAGCCCTTGACCCCAGCCGTCGCGGTTTAATTCCGGGGAAACGGAGTTAG
- the fabZ gene encoding 3-hydroxyacyl-ACP dehydratase FabZ has translation MTTEHPGTLAQPIPVEEIQKLLPHRYPFSLVDRILEYIPGEKAVGLKNITFNEPHFQGHIPNHPIMPGVLMVEAMAQVGGFILTQMPGMEDSFFAFAGIDKVRFRRPVVPGDQLIMTVEVITVKAKRIAKMKGCGTVDGQVAVEGEMLFSRLNFE, from the coding sequence ATGACCACAGAACATCCTGGAACTTTGGCCCAGCCGATCCCCGTCGAAGAAATTCAAAAATTACTGCCCCACCGCTATCCTTTTTCGCTGGTAGACCGCATCCTCGAATACATACCTGGTGAAAAGGCTGTGGGCCTAAAAAATATCACCTTTAATGAACCCCATTTCCAAGGTCATATCCCGAATCACCCAATTATGCCGGGGGTGCTGATGGTAGAAGCGATGGCCCAGGTCGGTGGGTTTATTTTGACCCAAATGCCGGGCATGGAAGATAGCTTTTTTGCGTTTGCTGGGATTGATAAAGTCCGGTTCCGGCGACCGGTAGTCCCTGGAGACCAACTGATTATGACGGTGGAAGTGATCACGGTAAAGGCGAAGCGTATCGCGAAAATGAAGGGCTGTGGCACCGTGGATGGTCAAGTGGCGGTGGAAGGGGAGATGCTCTTTTCCCGTCTAAATTTTGAATAA
- a CDS encoding TIGR03643 family protein, whose amino-acid sequence MNFEALDEATIDRVIEMAWEDRTTFEAIELQFGLQEKEVIQIMRRYMKRSSFKMWRKRVTGRSTKHLQKRDFVSGRFRSANQKGS is encoded by the coding sequence ATGAATTTTGAGGCGCTAGATGAGGCCACCATTGACCGGGTGATCGAAATGGCCTGGGAAGACCGCACCACCTTTGAGGCCATTGAGTTGCAATTTGGGCTCCAGGAAAAGGAAGTGATTCAAATTATGCGGCGCTATATGAAACGCTCTAGCTTTAAGATGTGGCGCAAGCGAGTGACAGGGCGGAGCACAAAACATCTCCAAAAGCGTGATTTTGTATCAGGGCGGTTCCGTTCTGCGAACCAAAAGGGTTCCTAA
- the ylqF gene encoding ribosome biogenesis GTPase YlqF encodes MPQPIQWYPGHIAKAERQLKEQLNRVDVVLEVLDARIPFASHHPQVDEWIGEKPRVVVVNRRDMIPSEILSQWRDWYQAQKIQPVFTDAKKGTGVKGVIKAAQLAGKAMNDRRISRGMRPRPVRAVVMGLPNVGKSALINRLVGKKVVESARKAGVTKQLRWVRISDQIEMLDAPGVIPWKLDDQHNAVKLAICEDIGAASYDNQLVAAAMVDLLVELNLEQHLIERYDLDPLDMSGEDYVIALGEHRFQGDKERSAVTLLHEFRKGILGQIPLELPT; translated from the coding sequence ATGCCCCAACCGATCCAATGGTATCCCGGCCACATTGCCAAGGCCGAACGCCAACTCAAAGAACAACTCAACCGCGTTGATGTGGTGTTAGAAGTCCTTGATGCTCGCATCCCCTTCGCGTCCCATCACCCCCAGGTCGATGAATGGATCGGCGAAAAGCCCAGGGTCGTGGTGGTTAATCGGCGGGATATGATTCCGAGCGAGATTCTCAGTCAATGGCGTGATTGGTATCAAGCCCAGAAGATTCAGCCTGTCTTTACCGATGCAAAAAAAGGAACCGGGGTTAAAGGCGTGATTAAAGCCGCCCAATTAGCCGGAAAAGCGATGAATGACCGTCGTATTTCCCGGGGGATGCGGCCCCGTCCCGTGCGGGCAGTGGTCATGGGTTTGCCTAACGTTGGGAAATCAGCCCTGATCAACCGTTTAGTCGGCAAAAAAGTCGTCGAAAGTGCCCGCAAAGCGGGAGTGACAAAACAATTGCGCTGGGTGAGAATCTCTGACCAAATTGAAATGCTCGATGCTCCGGGGGTGATTCCCTGGAAGCTCGATGATCAACACAATGCAGTAAAACTAGCCATTTGCGAGGATATTGGTGCGGCCTCCTATGACAACCAACTGGTCGCCGCAGCAATGGTGGATTTACTCGTAGAACTGAATTTAGAGCAGCATCTCATCGAGCGCTATGACCTCGACCCCCTCGATATGTCCGGCGAAGATTATGTCATTGCCCTAGGAGAACACCGCTTCCAAGGCGATAAAGAACGCAGTGCAGTGACTCTACTACACGAATTTCGCAAGGGTATTTTGGGACAAATCCCCCTCGAATTACCGACTTAA
- the eno gene encoding phosphopyruvate hydratase: protein MLDKSEAIIEAIDAREILDSRGRPTVEAEVLLESGAVGLAQVPSGASTGSFEAHELRDEDKARYGGKGVLKAVRNAKEKIAPTLIGQDALDQTTVDYAMIARDGSENKKNLGANAILAVSLATAKAAAAELALPLYRYLGGPLANVLPVPLMNVINGGAHAANNVDFQEFMIVPVGASSFKEALRWGAEVFTALSKVLDSKGLLTGVGDEGGFAPNLGSNEEALEILVDSIKAAGYEPGKQVALALDIAASEFYADGQYTYDGAAHSPAEFIDYLTAMVEKYPIVSIEDGLHEDDWDNWAALTTKIGHKVQLVGDDLFVTNKVRLQQGIEKQAGNAVLIKLNQIGTLTETLETIDLATRNGYQSVISHRSGETEDTTIADLAVATRAGQIKTGSLCRSERVAKYNRLLRIEDELGDRAVYAPKVGLGPQF from the coding sequence ATGCTGGACAAATCCGAAGCAATCATCGAAGCAATAGATGCTAGAGAAATTTTAGATTCCAGAGGTCGCCCCACCGTCGAGGCAGAAGTTCTTTTAGAGAGCGGTGCAGTGGGTCTCGCCCAAGTGCCCAGTGGAGCCTCTACCGGTAGTTTCGAAGCCCATGAACTGCGGGACGAAGACAAAGCCCGTTATGGCGGCAAAGGGGTACTCAAGGCCGTCCGTAATGCCAAAGAAAAAATCGCCCCAACCCTGATTGGCCAAGATGCCCTCGACCAAACGACGGTCGACTACGCCATGATTGCCCGGGATGGCTCCGAGAACAAGAAAAACCTTGGTGCAAATGCGATTCTGGCAGTTTCCTTAGCCACCGCAAAAGCCGCCGCCGCTGAATTAGCCCTGCCCCTCTACCGTTACCTCGGTGGCCCCTTAGCGAATGTACTCCCTGTGCCTTTGATGAACGTGATCAATGGGGGAGCCCACGCCGCTAATAACGTTGATTTCCAAGAATTTATGATCGTGCCGGTGGGGGCAAGTTCCTTTAAAGAAGCCCTGCGTTGGGGGGCGGAAGTCTTCACTGCCCTGAGCAAAGTCCTCGACAGTAAGGGTTTGTTAACCGGTGTCGGTGATGAAGGGGGATTTGCCCCCAACCTCGGCTCCAACGAAGAAGCCCTCGAAATTCTCGTGGATTCTATTAAAGCGGCGGGTTATGAACCGGGTAAGCAGGTCGCCCTCGCCCTCGACATTGCCGCCAGTGAATTTTACGCTGATGGTCAGTACACCTACGATGGTGCGGCCCACAGTCCGGCAGAATTTATCGATTACCTGACGGCGATGGTCGAGAAGTACCCAATTGTTTCCATTGAGGATGGTCTTCACGAAGACGATTGGGATAACTGGGCTGCTTTAACCACAAAAATTGGCCATAAGGTACAACTCGTTGGTGACGACTTGTTTGTGACGAATAAAGTGCGTCTCCAACAGGGTATCGAGAAGCAGGCCGGGAATGCAGTGTTGATTAAGCTCAACCAAATTGGCACCCTCACCGAAACCCTCGAGACGATCGATTTGGCGACCCGCAATGGCTATCAGTCTGTGATCAGTCACCGCTCTGGGGAAACAGAAGATACCACCATCGCCGATCTGGCTGTGGCAACCCGTGCTGGCCAAATCAAAACCGGTTCCCTCTGCCGCAGTGAACGGGTAGCGAAATACAATCGTTTACTCCGCATTGAGGATGAACTTGGCGATCGCGCGGTCTATGCCCCCAAAGTTGGTCTCGGCCCCCAATTTTAA
- the rbfA gene encoding 30S ribosome-binding factor RbfA, with the protein MANSRRVSKVSSLIKREVSLMLMQDIKDDRVGAGMVSITEVEVSGDLQHAKIFVSIYGSAEARAETMEGLKASQGFVRRTLGQRIRLRRSPEVSFIEDRSLEEGDRMIHLINQLEIKDPEELEAQESEEMV; encoded by the coding sequence ATGGCAAATAGTCGACGGGTATCGAAGGTTTCTTCGCTCATTAAGCGGGAAGTGAGTTTGATGCTCATGCAAGATATTAAAGATGACCGGGTTGGGGCGGGCATGGTGAGCATTACTGAAGTGGAAGTGTCTGGGGATCTGCAGCACGCGAAGATTTTTGTGAGCATCTATGGTTCAGCAGAAGCCAGAGCCGAAACGATGGAAGGGCTGAAGGCTAGCCAAGGGTTTGTGCGTCGTACCCTAGGTCAACGGATTCGCCTGCGGCGATCGCCAGAGGTTTCATTCATTGAAGACCGCTCCCTCGAAGAAGGAGACCGGATGATCCATCTCATTAACCAATTAGAAATTAAGGATCCAGAGGAATTAGAAGCCCAAGAATCCGAGGAAATGGTGTAA
- a CDS encoding glycoside hydrolase family 3 N-terminal domain-containing protein, protein MAPLPPIESLSLRQAIAQMIVVRGAGYLFDHERPYPQWEADEATLKRWIEAGIGGVILLGGSAAEVAQKTKQLQHWAKMPLLIAADIEEGVGQRFSGATEFPPPMALGEIWRTDPHQAIALAETMGAITAQEALSIGINWVLAPVLDVNNNPHNPVINIRAFGETPDQVSALGTAFIRGAQQYAVLTTAKHFPGHGDTATDSHLALPTISHNETRLNTVELPPFEAAIQTGVDAVMSAHLMIPAWDQHYPATLSPAILTTQLRQNLGFGGLIVTDALVMGGMTQFADPNTVAVQAIAAGADILLMPPDVDGAITAIETAVKTGQLPESRIYASVARIWQAKQKILTAKPLIFPQGINGDHPETQKTVAMMLQKAAKNKKASIKISSFPDNFARNLIVVDSVLKSPFLRPNCPVIAIPQRHGYTAEIIELKTLPRLQLEAIPTLVQCFLRGNPFTAKLADPIDSLKEIAAQIPLQGVIFYGSPYFLEALQAALPEIPWWFSYGQMAIAQAQICTSLWESVPQPDHTAAEFI, encoded by the coding sequence ATGGCTCCTCTCCCCCCGATTGAATCTTTGTCTCTGCGCCAGGCGATCGCCCAGATGATCGTCGTGCGGGGGGCCGGCTATTTATTCGACCACGAACGACCCTACCCCCAATGGGAAGCCGACGAGGCAACCCTGAAGCGGTGGATCGAAGCCGGTATCGGCGGCGTAATTCTCCTGGGGGGCAGTGCTGCCGAAGTGGCCCAAAAAACCAAGCAATTGCAACATTGGGCTAAAATGCCCCTTCTGATTGCCGCAGATATCGAAGAAGGGGTCGGTCAACGGTTTAGCGGTGCCACAGAATTTCCGCCCCCCATGGCCCTTGGTGAGATTTGGCGTACAGATCCCCACCAGGCGATCGCCCTGGCAGAAACCATGGGCGCGATTACGGCCCAGGAAGCCCTCAGTATCGGGATCAATTGGGTCTTGGCTCCCGTGCTGGATGTAAATAACAATCCCCATAACCCGGTGATCAACATCCGCGCCTTCGGAGAAACGCCGGATCAAGTTAGTGCCTTGGGTACCGCTTTTATCCGTGGGGCGCAACAATACGCTGTTTTAACCACAGCGAAACATTTCCCTGGCCATGGGGACACGGCGACCGATTCTCACCTCGCTCTCCCCACCATTTCCCACAACGAAACGCGCTTAAATACCGTCGAACTCCCTCCTTTTGAAGCTGCCATTCAAACGGGAGTCGATGCCGTGATGAGTGCTCACCTGATGATCCCCGCCTGGGATCAGCACTATCCAGCGACCCTTTCTCCGGCAATTCTGACAACTCAACTGCGGCAAAATCTGGGGTTTGGGGGGTTAATTGTCACCGATGCGTTGGTCATGGGGGGAATGACCCAGTTTGCAGACCCCAATACTGTTGCTGTCCAGGCGATCGCCGCTGGGGCCGATATTCTCTTGATGCCCCCCGATGTGGACGGAGCGATTACGGCCATCGAAACGGCAGTTAAAACAGGCCAACTCCCAGAAAGTCGCATCTACGCATCTGTGGCCCGCATTTGGCAAGCGAAGCAGAAAATTCTCACGGCGAAACCATTAATCTTTCCCCAGGGGATCAACGGGGATCACCCAGAAACGCAAAAAACCGTTGCGATGATGCTGCAAAAGGCCGCTAAAAATAAAAAAGCCTCCATAAAAATATCAAGTTTTCCTGACAATTTTGCGCGCAATTTAATTGTGGTGGATTCAGTTTTAAAAAGCCCTTTTTTGCGTCCCAATTGTCCGGTGATCGCCATTCCCCAACGTCACGGTTATACGGCAGAAATTATCGAATTAAAAACCCTCCCTCGCCTGCAGTTAGAAGCGATCCCTACCCTTGTACAGTGTTTTCTTCGGGGGAATCCCTTTACCGCAAAACTCGCGGATCCAATTGACTCTCTTAAAGAAATTGCCGCGCAAATACCGTTACAGGGCGTTATCTTTTACGGCAGTCCCTACTTCCTCGAAGCTTTACAAGCGGCTTTGCCAGAAATTCCCTGGTGGTTTAGCTATGGTCAAATGGCGATCGCCCAAGCACAAATCTGTACATCCCTCTGGGAATCAGTACCCCAACCGGATCACACCGCTGCCGAGTTTATCTAA
- a CDS encoding DUF4327 family protein, giving the protein MTTTTMPPASPTPKHFSIEMLKDEARQLVESGTVDCSQPIYVLCQFIPAREWVCVECELERNGFLLRDQIADLNPAQCWSDD; this is encoded by the coding sequence ATGACCACCACGACAATGCCTCCGGCGTCTCCTACCCCAAAACATTTTTCTATTGAAATGCTTAAGGACGAAGCCCGTCAGTTGGTCGAATCAGGAACAGTAGACTGCAGTCAACCTATTTATGTCCTCTGTCAGTTCATTCCGGCCCGGGAATGGGTTTGTGTAGAATGCGAACTCGAACGCAATGGCTTTCTCCTCCGGGATCAAATTGCCGATCTAAATCCAGCCCAATGCTGGTCTGATGACTAA